In Plasmodium falciparum 3D7 genome assembly, chromosome: 8, the following proteins share a genomic window:
- a CDS encoding mannose-6-phosphate isomerase, putative, with the protein MSKLCINECIPYVQKYEWGKGKDGLVYEVMKNIVQDNHDIIKKEIDHLEYLREYMDEYDDNKDDEEDVEKDDGVNNNDEEKNGKDKKKKNKEKKNNEKDGMDNDINNVSKNIRDNNKSNDDDNNKNNNNNDKYAELWIGNHDKSPNLVVYKNSLVKIEEFLKIYQKKKNKKSKLMKFFYKKVENTKNKYMNKKKFSTKSEDIINKNNNTTKGSTLGGENDLKRYSDIEFASLNNDSTKEKEDMNEQEQLLEEEEVDKNTLFPYLFKMLSISKPLSIQIHPNEQQTLYLNTMNPLLYKDKIFKTEMCVCINSMTLLCGFMNIFKIAFLIRNIKELNDFFLKRGHQLNQNCDSTHQKKADELKFDKKGPNEIVLKDDTNYNKKDNTNGITKDTLDDNKEKKHTDDNISKNNHKNNNNNNNNNNNNKSNNNNNNKNNNKNNNINKENKVESGVELALITQLLSSSPSASSSCGNINIDSGKDEKKDMFYLFDLFYSSKDDHVEEVLSMLSRIYIYIINYALKRGNGLSYDVISVIDNYAECIQKYVYDENFYSSFYKNEKFLELNINLGNLIKVEKEKLQNSLSENKFNTDLTESDMDEVDEDEKDEKTISDDGVVDSYDVSKKKDKKKVSLEYEKGMDNNNDQLDKQKKKTSKGTTTTTTTNNNNNNNNNNNNNSCSSSNSSAMIKGIHCEYDKKKTDDDGTKVCEKECATGCSNEYTNVYDNLNKQNDPYFISRKKIKAFYEHMYKFLIYRILLVENDTLNECVTSIIEKNEKYQSFINDDETFKKKTEKLYADICKKKNYENLCKETENFIIHSIFELLKNVSMYYANDGGRIFLFILQLINLNDGDVVYIKPGVIHSYISGHCLECMTNSDLVIRGGLTNKEIDKLNFIKYVNYKNNYPIILEKEFINYNIMSYSYHRMKHFKILCITIRPGEVINYVFSEKSFTSCIVLSTNRKVKIKGKKNDKKKASIKNVRKGMILFIAPSVMVTISNLYANPEDGNKEFVIYCATS; encoded by the coding sequence ATGAGCAAGCTGTGTATTAATGAGTGTATTCCGTACGTTCAGAAATATGAATGGGGTAAAGGAAAAGATGGACTGGTTTATGAAGTGATGAAAAATATAGTGCAAGATAAtcatgatattataaaaaaagaaatagatCATTTGGAGTATTTGAGAGAATATATGGATGagtatgatgataataaagatgatGAGGAAGACGTGGAAAAAGATGATggtgtaaataataatgatgaggaAAAAAATGGGAAagacaagaaaaaaaaaaataaagaaaaaaaaaataatgaaaaggatGGAATggataatgatataaataatgtgtcaaaaaatataagggataataataaaagtaatgatgatgataataataaaaataataataataatgataaatatgcTGAGCTTTGGATTGGTAATCATGATAAAAGTCCTAATTTagttgtatataaaaatagtttGGTAAAAATTgaagaatttttaaaaatatatcaaaaaaaaaaaaataagaaaagtaaacttatgaaatttttttataaaaaagtagAAAACacgaaaaataaatatatgaataaaaaaaagttttcAACAAAATCAgaagatattattaataagaataataatactacTAAAGGTAGTACATTAGGTGGAGAAAATGATTTGAAAAGATATTCAGATATTGAATTTGCttctttaaataatgatagtacaaaagaaaaagaagatatgAATGAACAAGAACAATTattagaagaagaagaagtgGATAAGAATACCTTATttccatatttatttaagatGTTATCAATATCAAAACCTTTAAGTATTCAAATACATCCAAATGAACAGCAAACATTATATTTGAATACAATGAATCctcttttatataaagataaaatttttaaaacagAAATGTGTGTTTGTATTAATTCAATGACTCTTTTGTGTGGTTTTAtgaacatttttaaaatagcatttcttataagaaatattaaagaattgaatgatttttttttgaaaagagGTCACCAGCTTAACCAAAATTGTGATAGCACACATCAAAAGAAAGCGGATGAGCTTAAGTTTGATAAGAAGGGTCCAAATGAAATTGTTTTGAAGGATGATACgaattataataagaaagaTAACACGAACGGTATCACAAAGGATACATTGGATGATAACAAGGAAAAAAAGCACACCGACGATAACATCAGTAAAAATaaccataaaaataataacaataataataataacaataataataacaaaagtaataacaataataataacaagaaCAATAACaagaacaataatataaataaagaaaacaaaGTAGAGAGTGGTGTTGAACTTGCCTTAATAACCCAGTTGTTGTCATCTTCGCCATCTGCTTCTTCCTCATgtggaaatataaatatagattCAGGAAAAGATGAGAAAAAagatatgttttatttatttgatttgtTTTATTCTAGCAAGGATGATCATGTGGAAGAAGTATTATCCATGTTATCaagaatatacatttatattataaactaTGCTTTAAAAAGAGGTAATGGATTGAGTTATGATGTTATATCTGTTATTGATAATTATGCAGAATGTATACAAAAGTATGTTTATGATGAGAATTTTTATTCTTCCTTTTATAAGAATGAGAAATTTTTAGAACTTAATATTAACCTAGGAAATCTTATTAAAGtcgaaaaagaaaaattacaaaatagCTTGAgtgaaaataaatttaatacaGATCTTACCGAATCTGATATGGATGAAGTAGATGAAGATGAAAAAGATGAGAAAACCATAAGTGATGATGGTGTTGTGGATTCATATGATgtgtcaaaaaaaaaagataaaaaaaaagtatcaCTAGAATATGAAAAAGGGATGGATAATAACAATGATCAATTGGataagcaaaaaaaaaaaacatcaaAGGGAACCACCACCACTACCACCACAAACaacaataacaacaacaataataataataataataatagttgtagtagtagtaatagtAGTGCTATGATAAAAGGAATTCATTgtgaatatgataaaaaaaaaactgatGATGACGGTACAAAGGTGTGCGAAAAAGAATGTGCAACGGGATGCTCAAACGAATATACTAATGTATATGATAATTTGAACAAACAAAATGATCCATATTTTATaagtagaaaaaaaatcaaagCTTTTTATGAACACATGTATAAATTCTTAATATATCGTATTCTATTAGTAGAAAATGATACCTTAAATGAATGTGTTACTTctataatagaaaaaaatgaaaaatatcaatcttttataaatgatgatgagACTTTTAAGAAGAAAACAGAGAAATTATATGCTGATATATgtaagaaaaagaattatgaAAACCTATGTAAAGAAAcggaaaattttattatccaTAGTATTTTTgaacttttaaaaaatgtatcaATGTATTATGCTAATGATGGAGGAagaattttcctttttattttacaactTATTAATTTAAACGATGGAgatgttgtatatataaaacccGGTGTTATCCATTCCTATATTTCTGGTCATTGTTTAGAGTGTATGACAAATTCTGATCTTGTTATCAGAGGTGGATTAACAAATAAAGAAATCGacaaattaaattttattaaatatgttaattataaaaataattatcctattattttagaaaaagaatttattaattataatattatgtctTATAGTTATCACAGAATGAAACATTTCaaaattttatgtattacCATCAGACCAGGAGAAGTCATTAATTACGTTTTTTCAGAAAAAAGTTTCACTTCATGTATAGTACTTTCAACCAACAGAAAAGTTAAAATCAAAGGaaagaaaaatgataaaaaaaaagcaagTATTAAAAATGTACGAAAAGGTATGATACTCTTTATAGCCCCCAGTGTTATGGTAACTATATCTAATTTGTATGCCAATCCAGAAGATGGAAATAAGGAGTTTGTGATATATTGTGCAACTTCATAA